The following coding sequences are from one Geothrix sp. window:
- a CDS encoding helix-turn-helix domain-containing protein translates to MPNIASVLKEEVVRLARKELRTATEGLKKAAAAHRTEIAALKRRILVLEKGLARGEKKRAAAPVETPEDATRIRFSAKRLARQREKLGLSAADMGLLLGVSAQTVYNWEAEKSRPRRSQLAAIAALRGIGKRQVKVRLEALATPQ, encoded by the coding sequence ATGCCGAACATTGCATCCGTGCTGAAGGAAGAGGTCGTCCGGCTGGCGCGCAAGGAGCTGCGGACGGCCACGGAAGGACTCAAGAAGGCGGCGGCCGCCCATCGCACTGAGATCGCGGCCCTGAAGCGCAGGATCTTGGTGCTTGAGAAGGGCCTGGCCCGGGGCGAGAAGAAGCGTGCCGCCGCGCCAGTGGAGACCCCCGAGGATGCCACCCGGATCCGGTTCAGCGCGAAGCGCCTGGCCCGGCAGCGGGAGAAGCTGGGGCTCTCCGCGGCGGACATGGGCCTGCTCCTGGGCGTCTCGGCCCAGACGGTCTACAACTGGGAGGCCGAAAAGTCCCGGCCCCGCCGGTCGCAGCTGGCCGCCATCGCCGCCCTGAGGGGCATCGGCAAGCGGCAGGTCAAGGTCCGGCTCGAGGCCCTGGCGACCCCCCAGTAG
- a CDS encoding response regulator — MRSGTRSAMISGLLALLLMVLPCALGAGTRQVRVAVFPHKPATFQDAGGQVRGFYIDMIEEVGRAKGWDIRYVPGSFAEGLERARRGEVDLATSVAYTEERAQYLDYGREVTLTVWSLLYANPKVPIQSVFDVRGRRVAVMKSDVNGQHFMDLCNRFEIQVDFVVVPSFEDVLLTVAAGAADAGVTTSIFGYSREGDFRVVRTPVVFNPFPTYFATTKGRNADLLQALDAYLADGRGKVDSGYTRAIDRWMQSGGAVRGLPLWLPRAALALVVLLALTSGLMLLFRFRVRRATAEVRALNQELEKELAERRRREDVILNVASGVSAMTGDTFFQELTRYLAQAAHADGAMIGEGFLRDGAEWVRTLAVFLDGETIPGFEYPLAGTPCAAVYRGEPCAFAEGVQERFPAFDLLRKLDASAYVGCPLLDESGRTRGMLAVVKRQPEDHPEETASLLRIFSSRATAELERRAAERERQLMEQQMQHVQKLESLGLLAGGIAHDFNNLLTAMLGHLNLAQSRLSPESPAHPSLGNLERIIHRTSELTRQMLAYSGKGRFLVQNRDLNQVIREMLHLLEVSISKKVALRLGLAGAPVPIQADAAQIQQVLMNLVTNAADAIGDREGTIRITTAVTALDRAYLDQVFQGQELLPGTYAVMEVQDTGCGMSPEVLSRIFDPFFTTKPSGHGLGLSATLGILRGHHAGLRIYSEPGRGSTFKVLFPVADGVAAEAGPEATTAVSLLGLRVLVVDDEEILRESTAEALQSLGVEVILATDGQEAVDRVTQQGPSLDLVFMDLTMPRMDGREAFQQIRRLCPGVPVVLTSGYNEQESIQDFIGRGLAGFLQKPYTLKALGETLQRCARSRPEA; from the coding sequence ATGCGCAGCGGCACCCGGTCAGCCATGATCAGTGGGCTCCTCGCCCTCCTCCTGATGGTCCTCCCCTGCGCGCTGGGGGCCGGGACCCGGCAGGTCCGGGTGGCGGTCTTCCCGCACAAGCCGGCCACCTTCCAGGACGCCGGGGGCCAGGTCCGGGGCTTCTACATCGACATGATCGAGGAGGTCGGCCGGGCCAAGGGCTGGGATATCCGCTACGTTCCGGGCTCCTTCGCCGAAGGACTGGAGCGGGCCCGCCGCGGCGAGGTGGACCTGGCCACGAGCGTGGCCTACACGGAGGAGCGGGCCCAGTACCTCGACTATGGGCGGGAGGTCACCCTCACGGTCTGGAGCCTCCTCTACGCGAATCCGAAGGTGCCGATCCAGAGTGTCTTCGACGTGCGCGGACGCCGGGTGGCGGTGATGAAGTCCGACGTGAATGGTCAGCACTTCATGGACCTCTGCAATCGGTTCGAGATCCAGGTGGACTTCGTGGTGGTGCCCTCCTTCGAGGACGTCCTGCTCACCGTGGCGGCCGGCGCCGCCGACGCCGGCGTGACCACCAGCATCTTCGGGTATTCGCGCGAAGGGGACTTCCGGGTCGTGCGCACGCCGGTGGTCTTCAACCCCTTCCCCACCTATTTCGCCACCACCAAGGGCCGCAACGCCGACCTGCTCCAGGCCCTCGACGCCTACCTCGCCGATGGCCGGGGCAAGGTTGACTCGGGATACACCCGGGCCATCGACCGGTGGATGCAGTCGGGCGGGGCGGTCCGGGGGCTGCCCCTCTGGCTCCCGCGGGCCGCCCTGGCCCTGGTGGTGCTGCTGGCCCTCACGTCGGGGCTCATGCTCCTCTTCCGGTTCCGGGTGCGCCGGGCCACGGCCGAGGTGCGGGCCCTGAACCAGGAGCTGGAGAAGGAGCTGGCGGAGCGCCGCCGGCGGGAGGACGTGATCCTGAACGTGGCCAGCGGCGTCTCCGCCATGACCGGGGACACCTTTTTCCAGGAGCTGACGCGCTACCTGGCCCAGGCGGCCCATGCGGACGGGGCGATGATCGGCGAGGGCTTCCTGAGGGATGGCGCGGAATGGGTTCGCACCCTGGCCGTGTTCCTCGATGGCGAGACGATCCCCGGCTTCGAGTATCCCCTGGCGGGAACCCCGTGCGCGGCGGTCTATCGCGGTGAGCCGTGCGCCTTCGCCGAAGGCGTCCAGGAGCGCTTCCCGGCCTTCGACCTGCTCAGGAAGCTGGATGCCAGCGCCTACGTGGGGTGCCCCCTCCTGGATGAATCCGGCCGCACTCGCGGCATGCTTGCGGTCGTGAAGCGTCAGCCGGAGGACCACCCGGAGGAGACCGCCTCGCTCCTGCGCATCTTCTCGAGCCGCGCCACGGCGGAGCTGGAGCGCCGCGCGGCGGAGCGGGAGCGGCAGCTCATGGAGCAGCAGATGCAGCACGTGCAGAAGCTGGAGAGCCTCGGCCTGCTGGCCGGAGGCATCGCCCACGACTTCAACAACCTGCTGACCGCTATGCTGGGCCACCTGAACCTCGCCCAGTCCCGGCTCAGCCCCGAATCGCCGGCCCATCCCTCGCTGGGCAACCTGGAGCGGATCATCCACCGCACCTCGGAGCTGACCCGGCAGATGCTCGCCTACTCGGGGAAGGGGCGCTTCCTGGTGCAGAACCGGGACCTGAACCAGGTCATCCGGGAGATGCTCCACCTGCTGGAGGTCTCCATCTCCAAGAAGGTCGCCCTGCGGCTCGGCCTGGCCGGCGCCCCCGTGCCCATCCAGGCCGATGCGGCGCAGATCCAGCAGGTGCTCATGAACCTGGTGACCAATGCGGCGGACGCCATCGGCGACCGGGAAGGCACCATCCGGATCACCACGGCCGTGACGGCCCTGGACCGGGCCTACCTCGACCAGGTGTTCCAGGGCCAGGAGCTGCTGCCCGGCACCTACGCCGTCATGGAGGTGCAGGACACCGGCTGCGGCATGAGTCCCGAAGTGCTGTCCCGCATCTTCGATCCCTTCTTCACCACCAAGCCCTCGGGCCACGGCCTGGGCCTGTCGGCCACGCTCGGCATCCTCCGCGGCCACCATGCGGGCCTGAGGATCTACAGCGAGCCGGGCCGGGGCAGCACCTTCAAGGTCCTCTTCCCGGTCGCCGACGGGGTCGCGGCCGAAGCGGGGCCCGAGGCCACCACCGCGGTATCGCTTCTGGGTCTGCGGGTGCTCGTGGTGGACGACGAGGAGATCCTCCGCGAATCCACCGCCGAGGCCCTGCAATCCCTGGGCGTGGAGGTCATCCTGGCCACGGATGGGCAGGAGGCGGTGGACCGGGTCACCCAGCAGGGGCCCTCCCTGGACCTGGTCTTCATGGACCTGACCATGCCCCGCATGGATGGCCGGGAGGCCTTCCAGCAGATCCGCAGGCTCTGTCCCGGCGTGCCCGTGGTGCTGACCAGCGGCTACAACGAGCAGGAGTCGATCCAGGACTTCATCGGCCGCGGCCTCGCCGGGTTCCTGCAGAAGCCCTACACCCTGAAGGCCCTGGGCGAGACCCTCCAGCGCTGTGCCCGGTCGAGGCCGGAAGCCTAG